The Cherax quadricarinatus isolate ZL_2023a chromosome 46, ASM3850222v1, whole genome shotgun sequence genome includes a region encoding these proteins:
- the LOC128696681 gene encoding uncharacterized protein → MQGTTSDERLLMDIYRESNQEMLSANMPLREWVTNNPTLRGTVERDYAGYSVPEVTSVLRLEWEIKEDRLRLKRKPDGEGKLTRRSLLSKVQTAFDPLGLLTPITIRGRMLVQQTWELNLGWDDPLPETVCQEWDLVSKALAELHEFTFPRSIGCTGRDYDLHAFCDASSRAYGAVAYLVAGDQVSLATSRARVTPLKDCSIPKLELTAMLLGARLGKYVEEVLSNLRVTHTYVWTDSEVALQWVQNDRSKLPYVRNWVKEIRELQSTSTILYVPTDQNPADLISRGVTHKKLSKSEIWFKGPDWLPARDCWPEQKFGETTSSIVHFTGEPDTELFDPRCYSSWRKLIGVTEMVFRFVRKLHDKVSQGRQLSLVGPREYWIRQYQRERFPGVLEVLATRQKFMASGRVSNDDSGNSKLVHSLGLFLDHEGLIRCRG, encoded by the coding sequence atgcaaggtaccacttcagatgaaaggctgttgatggacatttaccgagagtctaatcaggagatgctctcggctaacatgccactgagagaatgggtgacaaacaatccaacgttgcggggcacggtggaacgtgactatgctggctactcagtacctgaggtaacatcggtgttgagattggagtgggaaatcaaggaagacagacttaggctaaagaggaaacctgatggggaagggaagctgaccaggaggtctttgctgagcaaagtgcagactgccttcgatcctttgggtttgttgacacccatcaccattcgagggaggatgctagtgcaacagacctgggagctgaacctaggttgggacgacccactgccagaaacagtctgccaggagtgggatctggttagcaaAGCTCTAGCAGAATTgcacgagttcacattccccaggtccatcgggtgcaccgggcgggacTATGACTTGCATGccttctgtgatgcctcctccagggcctatggggcagtagcgtatttggtggccggggaccaggTCAGTCTGGccaccagtcgtgcgcgggtgacacccctgaaggattgctcgatcccaaagctagagctcacggcgatgttgctgggagcaagactgggtaagtacgtagaggaggtgttgagtaatctgagggtgacacacacctatgtatggacagactcggaggtggccttacagtgggtccagaacgacaggtctaagctcccctatgtcaggaattgggtaaaggagatacgggaactacagtcaacgtcaacaattctgtacgtgcctacagatcaaaacccagccgacctgataagccgaggggtgacacacaaaaagctgagtaaaagcgagatttggttcaaaggcccagactggttaccggcaagggattgctggccggagcagaaattcggggagacaaccagcagcatagtacactttACAGGGGAACCCGACACTGAACTATTTGACCCCAGGTGCTACTCCTCTtggaggaaacttataggagtcacggaaatggtatttcgatttgtgaggaagctgcatgacaaggtaagccaaggtcgacagttatctctcgtgggtcccagagaatattggataaggcagtaccaaagggagaggtttccaggagtgctggaagtactggCGACCAGGCAGAAGTTTATGGCATCGGGACGTGTGTCCAacgacgactcagggaacagtaaattggttcactctttgggattgttcctagatcatgaggggctaataagatgcaggggatga